The following are from one region of the Halosolutus amylolyticus genome:
- a CDS encoding sugar phosphate nucleotidyltransferase, which translates to MSDYPAIVLAAGEGTRLRPLTRNRPKPMLPVATKPILEHVFDQLLDAGITEFVVVVGYRHERIQSYFGPRYRNAPITYVTQEKQLGTGHALLAAESVVEGTALVINGDQVVDSRIIRDVLTTHESGAAATIALLQRSNVDEYGGVRIEDGQVTRIVENPRDDEIYHLNAGVYAFEELAFDAVRDAEPRAGEHLLVDGLSELVDAGHDVNGAVSEGIWVDATYPWDLLDISFELFDTGVVEGDRPTDGLDAATVHGSAVVREPVVVSRDCTIEPGAVVGPYVCLDENVTVGSNAVVKRSVIDADSRIKDNATVIECVTGTGVTIGAGSTIPGGPGDVHVKDRVFENEKLGALLADRVRDGGGVTYVPGAIVGAGSELQAGTTVRGTLAAKTEVRS; encoded by the coding sequence ATGTCCGACTACCCCGCTATCGTCCTAGCCGCTGGAGAGGGAACGCGTCTCCGTCCACTCACCCGGAATCGCCCAAAGCCGATGCTACCCGTAGCGACGAAACCGATCCTTGAGCACGTTTTCGACCAACTCCTCGACGCCGGCATCACAGAATTCGTCGTGGTAGTCGGGTACCGGCACGAGCGTATTCAGTCATACTTCGGCCCCAGGTATCGAAATGCGCCGATCACGTACGTCACACAGGAGAAACAACTCGGAACTGGCCACGCGCTGCTCGCAGCGGAATCCGTCGTCGAAGGGACCGCTCTCGTTATCAACGGCGACCAGGTCGTCGATAGTCGAATTATTCGAGACGTGCTGACGACGCACGAGTCCGGCGCCGCCGCGACGATCGCGCTCTTGCAACGATCGAACGTGGACGAATACGGCGGCGTCCGTATCGAAGACGGGCAGGTAACGCGTATCGTAGAAAACCCTCGTGACGACGAGATCTATCACCTCAACGCTGGCGTATACGCTTTCGAGGAATTAGCCTTCGATGCTGTCCGAGACGCTGAGCCGCGAGCGGGCGAACACCTCCTCGTGGACGGATTGTCGGAACTCGTCGACGCGGGACACGACGTGAACGGTGCCGTCTCCGAGGGGATCTGGGTCGACGCGACGTACCCCTGGGATCTACTGGACATCTCGTTCGAGTTGTTCGACACCGGAGTCGTCGAGGGAGATCGACCGACGGACGGTCTCGACGCAGCGACCGTTCACGGGTCCGCGGTCGTCCGCGAGCCAGTCGTCGTCAGTCGGGATTGTACGATCGAACCGGGTGCTGTTGTCGGCCCGTACGTCTGTCTCGATGAGAACGTGACCGTTGGGTCGAACGCCGTCGTCAAACGAAGTGTGATCGACGCGGACTCCCGCATCAAGGACAACGCGACGGTGATCGAGTGTGTCACTGGTACCGGCGTCACAATCGGAGCAGGGTCGACGATTCCCGGTGGCCCCGGCGACGTTCACGTCAAGGACCGCGTCTTCGAAAACGAGAAACTCGGTGCCTTGCTGGCGGATCGCGTCCGGGACGGCGGTGGTGTCACGTACGTTCCCGGCGCAATCGTCGGTGCTGGCTCGGAGTTACAGGCGGGGACGACAGTTCGTGGGACCCTCGCAGCGAAGACGGAGGTGCGTTCCTGA
- a CDS encoding DUF1616 domain-containing protein, which yields MIGATVLVNVAIFAPGLRETFLRVPLGLGFLLFVPGYVILAALFPRRGESPRRDALERGSGDSAFWAVPWRSRIDGVERGVLSFGLSIAIVPVISITLNLTRWGVRLIPITVALSAVTLLFVAVAAIRRMSVPEDERFRVPFREWVAIGRSESLEPDTRADAALNVVLALSLLVTMASVGYAITVPPAGEEFSAIYLLTEDGDELIADEYPTEFERNESREIVLGIDNHEERTVNYTVILAEQTVAVDDGDTSVTEQRELDRFETQVIHGETWLHEHELEPTMTGDDVRIVWLLYLDDVPDDPSTENADYYVHLWIEINDSETDNSTLALTE from the coding sequence GTGATCGGAGCGACGGTACTGGTCAACGTCGCCATCTTCGCTCCCGGTCTCCGGGAGACGTTCCTTCGGGTTCCGCTCGGACTCGGGTTTCTCCTCTTCGTTCCCGGATACGTCATCCTCGCCGCGCTGTTTCCCCGGCGCGGCGAGTCACCTCGACGCGACGCGCTCGAACGGGGGTCCGGCGATTCCGCGTTCTGGGCAGTTCCCTGGCGATCGAGAATCGACGGAGTCGAACGAGGGGTACTCTCGTTCGGCCTCAGTATCGCGATCGTTCCGGTAATCTCGATCACGTTGAACCTGACCCGGTGGGGAGTTCGGCTGATCCCGATCACGGTCGCTCTCAGCGCCGTGACGCTGCTTTTCGTCGCCGTCGCCGCGATTCGTCGGATGAGCGTTCCCGAAGATGAACGGTTTCGCGTTCCGTTTCGCGAGTGGGTTGCGATCGGGCGTTCCGAATCACTCGAACCCGACACACGGGCTGACGCTGCGCTGAACGTGGTTCTCGCGCTGTCCCTGCTCGTCACGATGGCGAGCGTCGGCTACGCAATAACCGTCCCTCCAGCGGGAGAGGAGTTCTCCGCAATCTACCTCCTGACGGAGGACGGCGACGAACTGATCGCCGACGAGTATCCGACCGAGTTCGAACGGAACGAGAGTCGGGAAATCGTTCTTGGAATCGACAATCACGAGGAACGAACGGTAAACTACACCGTCATCCTCGCAGAACAGACTGTGGCGGTTGACGACGGTGATACGTCGGTCACTGAGCAACGAGAACTCGACCGATTCGAGACACAGGTCATCCACGGCGAGACGTGGCTACACGAGCACGAACTCGAACCGACGATGACGGGTGACGACGTTCGGATCGTCTGGTTGCTGTATCTCGACGACGTTCCGGACGACCCGTCAACGGAAAACGCAGACTATTACGTCCACCTCTGGATCGAGATCAACGACAGTGAAACCGACAACTCGACGCTCGCTCTCACCGAATGA
- a CDS encoding AAA family ATPase — protein sequence MTDEAIPTGCGPVDELLGGGFERGTVTQLYGPPAAGKTNIALSAAVEAAADGGTAVFIDTEGVSVDRFEQLLSGRVGDDAPADGIGGIDAAGDEDADEDVEAVASRIVIEEALDFEEQAEAVRDAEEFADRADLIVLDSATGFYRLERTGEGDDGEALRRVARQVTHLLSLARKHDLAVVVTNQVFSDPDADRTRPLGGNTLEHWTGAVVRVERFRGGNRRATLEKHRSKAAGESVQFRITESGIEGSEDGARL from the coding sequence GTGACCGACGAGGCGATCCCGACCGGCTGTGGCCCGGTCGACGAGTTGCTTGGCGGGGGGTTCGAACGCGGGACCGTCACGCAGTTGTACGGTCCGCCAGCGGCGGGGAAGACGAACATCGCGCTCTCGGCCGCCGTCGAGGCCGCCGCCGACGGCGGCACCGCCGTCTTCATCGACACCGAGGGGGTCTCGGTCGATCGGTTCGAGCAGTTGCTCTCGGGCCGCGTCGGGGACGACGCGCCGGCCGACGGGATCGGCGGGATCGACGCGGCCGGGGACGAAGACGCCGACGAGGACGTCGAGGCGGTCGCCTCTCGCATCGTCATCGAGGAGGCGCTCGACTTCGAGGAACAGGCCGAGGCCGTCCGGGACGCCGAGGAGTTCGCCGATCGCGCCGATCTGATCGTCCTCGACAGCGCGACCGGCTTCTACCGCCTCGAACGCACCGGCGAGGGCGACGACGGCGAGGCGCTCCGTCGGGTCGCGCGGCAGGTGACGCACCTCCTCTCGCTCGCGCGCAAACACGACCTCGCCGTCGTGGTGACGAACCAGGTGTTTTCGGATCCCGACGCCGATCGGACCCGCCCGCTCGGCGGGAACACGCTCGAACACTGGACCGGAGCCGTGGTCCGCGTCGAGCGATTCCGCGGCGGGAATCGTCGCGCGACCCTCGAGAAGCACCGATCGAAGGCGGCCGGCGAGTCGGTACAGTTCCGGATCACCGAGTCCGGGATCGAGGGAAGCGAGGACGGCGCGCGTCTGTAG
- a CDS encoding lycopene cyclase domain-containing protein encodes MAPDISVLGRYTYLATELFWGAVAALLLWRADALRKAAVTIAALYPIAYVWDRYTLAVGVFDIKLRTGIDVAGIPLEEHLFMAVVPGLVIGIHETIFGSDPAT; translated from the coding sequence ATGGCACCGGACATCAGCGTGCTCGGCCGGTACACGTACCTCGCTACCGAACTGTTCTGGGGCGCCGTCGCCGCCCTCCTGCTGTGGCGCGCCGACGCCCTCCGGAAGGCGGCCGTCACGATCGCCGCCCTGTACCCGATCGCCTACGTCTGGGACCGGTACACGCTCGCAGTCGGCGTGTTCGATATCAAGCTTCGGACCGGGATCGACGTCGCCGGCATTCCGCTGGAGGAGCACCTCTTCATGGCCGTCGTCCCCGGACTCGTCATCGGCATCCACGAGACGATCTTCGGGTCGGATCCGGCAACATAA
- a CDS encoding CBS domain-containing protein: MNIADIATQDYIEVDVGTRMGKVRSTFENGNPKGIIVTDDGEYEGVISEREVLQSHVEDDAKVAALIKPSRNSPAPKVDRQEDVRETARVLIESNAKVAPVFEHGDLWGVITDDAILKAVLDNLDTLDVEDIYTDDPVTLQEDDGVGKAINHLREHGISRLPVLNENGYLTGVVTTHDIADFVIRENHSTTTGDRVGDSQRLLDVPVYDIMNSPVETTTLDTSVKAAVETMLEQDYAGLMVTPQDDDRIVIGVLTKTDVLRALTYTEEDHMDVQITNISLLDTISRESIVESIQDVADKYQDMQVMHAHVRFKEHQEKLRGTPLIYCQIRLRTNKGQVAGTGEGYGAENSFRVALDKLERNVLEVKGVTSDEEYRGQLLRKLNEL; the protein is encoded by the coding sequence ATGAATATCGCTGATATCGCCACCCAGGATTACATCGAAGTCGACGTCGGAACGCGCATGGGGAAGGTCCGTTCGACCTTCGAGAACGGCAACCCCAAAGGAATCATCGTCACGGACGATGGGGAGTACGAGGGCGTCATCAGCGAGCGAGAGGTCCTCCAGTCCCACGTCGAGGACGACGCCAAGGTAGCGGCGTTGATCAAACCCAGTCGGAACTCGCCGGCCCCCAAGGTCGATCGACAGGAGGACGTCAGGGAGACGGCGCGGGTCCTGATCGAGTCCAACGCGAAGGTCGCGCCGGTGTTCGAACACGGCGACCTCTGGGGCGTCATCACCGACGACGCGATCCTCAAGGCGGTGCTCGACAACCTGGACACGCTCGACGTCGAGGACATCTACACCGACGATCCGGTGACCCTCCAGGAGGACGACGGGGTCGGAAAGGCGATCAACCACCTCCGGGAACACGGCATCTCCCGGCTCCCGGTGTTGAACGAGAACGGCTACCTCACCGGCGTCGTGACGACCCACGACATCGCCGACTTCGTCATCCGCGAGAACCACTCGACGACGACCGGCGATCGCGTCGGCGACTCCCAGCGACTGCTCGACGTCCCCGTCTACGACATCATGAACAGCCCCGTCGAGACGACCACGCTCGACACCAGCGTGAAGGCGGCCGTCGAGACGATGCTCGAACAGGATTACGCGGGACTGATGGTCACCCCACAGGACGACGATCGGATCGTCATCGGCGTCCTCACCAAGACGGACGTCCTGCGAGCCCTGACCTACACCGAGGAGGACCACATGGACGTCCAGATCACGAACATCTCGCTGCTCGATACGATCTCCCGCGAGTCGATCGTCGAGAGCATCCAGGACGTCGCCGACAAGTACCAGGACATGCAGGTCATGCACGCGCACGTCCGGTTCAAGGAACACCAGGAGAAACTCCGCGGCACGCCGCTGATCTACTGCCAGATTCGCCTGCGGACCAACAAGGGCCAGGTCGCCGGCACCGGCGAAGGCTACGGCGCGGAGAACTCGTTCCGGGTGGCGCTCGACAAACTCGAGCGGAACGTCCTCGAAGTGAAAGGCGTCACCAGCGACGAGGAGTACCGCGGCCAACTCCTGCGGAAACTCAACGAACTGTAG
- the glmS gene encoding glutamine--fructose-6-phosphate transaminase (isomerizing), with product MCGIIGYTGTRANQDVVDVLLNGLSGLEYRGYDSTGVAVANSSISVYKREGELSALEETLSDETLDGFAGIGHTRWSTHGQPSDTNAHPHTDCSGRIAVVHNGIIENYQELREALGANGHRFDSETDTEVIPHLIETALEQGDDFETAFRRAVDRLDGSYAVAAIGAERETVYATRNRSPLVLGIGDDGNYLASDVPAFLEYTDRVVYLEDGQVAVMEQSDIEIINENGVPVNMPVETISWDPEDAGKSGYDHYMLKEIYEQPHAIRECLRGRPQTIDESITIDELEDLPRPERIHFVACGTSYHASMYASRLFRERGIPATAFFASEYDVDAIPVDEETLVVGVTQSGETADTLAALRDAKKVGAGTLAVTNVVGSSAARETDRVMYIRAGPEIGVAATKTFASQQAALAMLSSAITGSCSREFVDALRALSDQMQSILDDSSAKEIAEEYVDSDAYFFIGRGYNAPVALEGALKMKEISYKHAEGFPAGELKHGPLALVTERTPVFPLLTSDANYEKMIGNIKEVESRGAPVIAVTDAEERVEPLADHVLRIPKTDRRLTPILMNVQLQLVSYWVANRLDRSIDKPRNLAKSVTVE from the coding sequence ATGTGTGGTATCATCGGATATACGGGAACGCGAGCGAATCAAGACGTCGTCGACGTATTGCTGAACGGGCTGTCGGGCCTCGAGTACCGAGGATACGATTCGACCGGGGTTGCGGTTGCAAACTCGTCGATATCGGTGTACAAGCGGGAGGGAGAACTATCCGCACTCGAAGAGACGCTTTCGGATGAGACCCTCGATGGGTTCGCCGGCATCGGCCACACTCGATGGAGCACACACGGCCAACCATCGGATACGAACGCCCATCCGCACACGGACTGTAGTGGCCGTATCGCCGTCGTCCACAACGGAATTATCGAGAACTATCAGGAACTCCGCGAGGCGCTCGGGGCCAACGGCCACCGGTTCGACAGCGAGACCGACACTGAAGTCATTCCCCACCTCATCGAGACGGCACTCGAGCAGGGTGACGACTTCGAGACGGCGTTTCGTCGGGCTGTCGATCGGCTGGACGGGAGTTACGCCGTGGCAGCGATCGGTGCCGAGCGTGAGACAGTGTACGCGACCCGCAACCGGTCTCCATTGGTTCTCGGAATCGGAGACGATGGGAATTACCTGGCAAGCGATGTTCCGGCGTTTCTCGAGTACACGGATAGAGTCGTGTATCTGGAGGACGGTCAGGTCGCTGTGATGGAACAATCGGACATCGAGATAATCAACGAGAACGGGGTTCCCGTCAACATGCCCGTCGAAACGATTTCGTGGGATCCGGAGGACGCCGGGAAAAGCGGCTACGATCATTACATGCTTAAAGAGATTTACGAACAACCGCACGCCATCCGCGAGTGTCTCCGAGGGCGCCCCCAGACGATAGACGAGTCCATAACGATCGACGAACTAGAAGACCTGCCACGACCGGAGCGAATCCACTTCGTGGCCTGCGGGACGTCGTATCACGCATCGATGTATGCGTCGCGCCTATTTCGCGAACGTGGCATCCCTGCAACGGCGTTTTTCGCGAGCGAATACGACGTCGACGCCATTCCAGTCGACGAGGAGACACTAGTCGTCGGCGTTACTCAGAGCGGCGAAACGGCCGATACTCTGGCGGCGCTTCGGGATGCAAAAAAGGTCGGTGCGGGGACGCTGGCGGTGACAAACGTGGTGGGGAGTTCCGCCGCCCGCGAAACCGATCGCGTCATGTACATCCGCGCCGGCCCGGAGATCGGCGTTGCAGCGACGAAGACGTTCGCCTCGCAGCAGGCGGCACTGGCGATGCTATCGAGCGCAATCACGGGATCATGCTCACGCGAGTTCGTCGATGCCCTGCGAGCACTATCGGACCAGATGCAATCCATCCTAGACGACTCGTCCGCGAAGGAAATCGCCGAGGAGTACGTCGATTCGGACGCGTACTTCTTCATCGGTCGCGGCTACAACGCCCCGGTGGCGCTAGAGGGAGCGTTGAAAATGAAAGAAATATCGTACAAACACGCCGAAGGGTTTCCGGCCGGCGAACTGAAACACGGACCCTTGGCGCTCGTGACGGAGCGAACGCCAGTGTTCCCTCTTCTCACCAGCGATGCGAACTACGAGAAGATGATCGGGAACATCAAAGAGGTCGAATCCCGCGGAGCGCCGGTAATCGCAGTCACCGACGCGGAGGAGCGGGTCGAACCTCTCGCTGATCACGTGTTGCGAATCCCGAAGACTGATCGGCGGCTAACGCCGATCCTGATGAACGTACAGTTGCAGCTGGTCTCCTACTGGGTCGCGAACCGACTGGACCGATCGATCGACAAACCCCGGAATCTCGCAAAGAGCGTCACGGTGGAGTGA